TCCGGGTTGTACTCGAACTGCTGATTGGCGGTGTTGTTGCAGTCCCAGATTCGCAACTGTTTGCTGCTGTCCCCGAAGGGCACGTCGAGGCAGCGGTTCGACTGTTGATTGGCCAACGTCCCTTTCCGGAAGCCGGGAAGGTCGGCGGCCTTCTTCTCACCCGCGAAGTTCATGACGAGTTGCTGGATGCCCGCTTCGGCCTGTTCAGGCAAGGTGGTACCCAGCGGCTTGTTGTCGGTGCCAGGTACCACGAGGACCTGCTCGCCGTCCCGCGTTACGCGGGTCATTCCAGATACACGCCTCCAATTCCGCGTTGTATCGATTGCAGCTCACGGTGACCAGGTTGACCGAGTCCGGTTTGGCTGCGTCGAATTCCCCCACGCCCCATCAGGACCTGGATTTCGCAACCGTCACCTACCCGTAGGTCGATGGCCTTGCCGTTGGAGTTGACCTGGAGTTTGCTCACCCCGGTCGGGGGAGGGTTCGAGCCGTCCTCCGGGTCCCAGTCCACCCCTTGTTGTGACGCGACACATGGCCGGGAACCGATGCCTTGGATGGGTTTGATCCAGGTCTTCTTGCATTTCTCAGGATTGAGTGGGGTACCTGCACCAGCGCCGCTCCATGAGCACTTGATGCCTGTGTAACTGGCCTGTCTCACCATGTCATCCACCGTGGGGACGAACCGGGGGAGTGCGATCAGTCGGAACGTTGTAGTCCTCGTAGACCGGTTGGTCATTGTCGGAGTTGTAGAGCACCGCCACCTTGTGGGTCTTCCACATCAAGAAGCCGAGATCGACCGAACCCCAGACCCGCACCCGCTTGTGGTTGTCTGCCCGGGTGCAGTAGTTCTTGTTGTCGAAACTCTTGGTCCTTTCGAAGTTGTCCGCAACGGTCTGGAAGTCGTTCAGGGTGCCCAGGCAGTACTCGATGACGATCGTGCCATCGATGGAGGCGACGGCGATGTTGGCCCTTACCCCCACACCCAGGTAGAACTGCTTGAGCTTCTTGTCCTCATACGTGAGGTCCGCTCCCACTCGCACGGTCACGATTCCGAAGATGTTGACCAGTCCGTTGACGTTCGCTTTGTAGGCGGGGTCCGATCCCCACTTGACGTCGGCCACGACATCTGCCGACGCCAAGGTGATCGCCGCGAGGCGGACGTCACCGTTGCCCTTCATCTGCAGGGTCTTGGCCTTGGTGTCCAGATCGCCCAGCACTCGGACGCGAGCGCCGGTCGACTCGGTCCCGAGTTCGATGGCGGCATCGATCGTGTATTTGCCGGCGGCGGTGTCGATGCTGAATCGCAGCGGGGTGCCTGGTTCGTAGCCGGTCAGGGAGAAGCCGGCTGTCTCGATCGCGGGCAGTTCAACACTGGCTTTGACCGCGAACGGCTTCAGCGCCACGGCGACGTTGACGTACACGTCAGCGCCGATGATCTGCCCGTCGAAGGCGAAGGCGAATCCGGGATCGATCTCGTCGTTCTTGCCGTCGGACAGCGGCAGGGTGCAGCCGACTGGGGCGACGACGATCTTGAGGAACTTCGCGGTGAGGAATCCACCGTTGGCGAGGTCGAACACGGTCTGACGCGTGTCCGGGCCGGTGGCGGATCGGTCGTCACCCACACTCGCCACCAGGCACGGGGAGTCGAGGGAGAGTTTGAATCCGAAGGCAACCTTTGGTGAGTTGATGAACGCGATGTCTTTGGTCCAACTGCTCGGCAACTGCGCCTCGAAGTTGAACGCGACGGAGGACTGAACCGGGTCGGCGGCCAGGCACCCTGCGATCGCCATCTTGCTGAGATTGAACTCAGCGATGCCGAAGGCGTTCAAGACGGGCTGGCCGCCGTTGACACCAACCGTCAGGCAGGCTTGGAAACCGGTACTGCCGCCGGCTTCCAAGTCGATGGTGGCGAAGACGGGTGTGCGGGAAGCGCCGACACCGTTCTTGGCGGGGGTGTCATAACTACCGGTGACGCCGAAACCAATCGTGGCCGTGCCGCTACCACCGTCGAACTTCGCGAAGAGTTCGAGGCCCGAGACGGCAAATCCGTTGTCAGGAGTTCCCGACATCATCCATGGGCGTGCCATTTGGTAGGCGGCTTTCGCGCTGAAACTGGTGAGCCCCTTGCCGAATGTGAGATTGATCGTCACATGGTCGGTCAGTGGGTTCTCTGACCTTCTGCGTCGACAAACCGGTGACGGAAGCTGACTGCTCCCGGTTCAGTGCGAAGTCGCCTGCGAGATTCAGCGAGTTCGCGTCGACGCGAACCTGCTTGGCACCCGGCAGGGTGATGTCGGCCTCAAATGTGCTGTAGGCGACGTATGCGTCATCGACCGTCAGACCCACCCTTGGTGAAGGAGCTCGTTGGTGGCGCCCCACATGCATAGTTGACCGCCGTTGGAGTACTGCCCGTACATCTTGACAGGAGTCCCCGTCAGCTCAGCGTCTGCTCCGATCACGACCATGAGCGTCTTCGGATCGGCTTGATCGGCGAGGGCTCCGATCTGGAGGGGCTGACCGTCTTCAGTGACCGTTTCACCCTTGTCCGACTTTGCGACGCACTGCGCCATCTTGGAGTTGTTGGTCAAGGTGATTCCGAAGTTCTTCATGTTCAGTTCTTGTGGCCCGAAACCTTCGGCCGAGCCGATGACCCCGGTAAGTTCCAGATCATCGTTGGCGAGGTCCACGATTCCTCGCGCCGTGATGTCGACGTCCTTGCCTGCCAGACGCAACTTCCCGGTGGCCTCGATGGCGAGGTGCAGGTTGGAGCGGTCGCACTTCTTGGCTTCTTGGTCGGCTTCTGTGCAGATGTTGGAGAACTCACCGGAGAGTTTGCCGTTGGTCAGGTTGCCGACCGAGAAGCCCTCGAGTTCGCCGCCGATGCCGAACGTCAGGTGACTGTCAGGATCGGGATCGTCCTTCGAAGCTTCGGGGGTCTCGACCTTGATTTCGCCTGAGATCTTCGTCAGGGTCACACCGGCTTTGACCTGCCGCTTCACGGTTGGGGCTACTTTGGCGGCCAACGACCAGTTGCCGACGTCCGTGAAAGAACCTTCGACGTCGATGTCTCCGAGGTGTTCGACGCTCAACGATCCTGTTGCTGCGATTGTGGTGCGGGTGGATTCCTCGTCGTCGCCGGCGCGCGCTGCGACACCCGCCTGATCCGACGTGGATTCCCGCGACCAACTCAGCTTTGCATTCTTGAGCCGAGCACCTCCGATGAGTGCACACCCGTCCGTCGGGCATGTCGCACTCGCTTCGACGGACCCCGTCCACCTTCCGCTGGAGTCCTTGATCTCGGCGTCGCCGTTGAAACTCACCTGTTTCCCATCCGCTGCGGTCAGGACAGCGAGGTTGGCGGCATGAGCGCTGAGCTTCGAGACGTTCATCTTGGCCAGTTCGCCGACGAAAAGGGCTTGACCGTCGG
This sequence is a window from Candidatus Nanopelagicales bacterium. Protein-coding genes within it:
- a CDS encoding ricin-type beta-trefoil lectin domain protein; its protein translation is MTRVTRDGEQVLVVPGTDNKPLGTTLPEQAEAGIQQLVMNFAGEKKAADLPGFRKGTLANQQSNRCLDVPFGDSSKQLRIWDCNNTANQQFEYNPDTQQLKVLGQMPVPG